In Thunnus thynnus chromosome 13, fThuThy2.1, whole genome shotgun sequence, the following proteins share a genomic window:
- the plac8l1 gene encoding cornifelin, which translates to MEQTTVTHQPRLSNTSASKIQEEEVGGFTTGSEENWRLNIAPAARDPILTQPGLGITTTTITTITQTGGDWSTGLFDICGDKTTCILGALLPCCLELSLAHQYGECMCMPFLPGSTFAMRVGIRERYKIQGSVCEDWTTVCCCYPLAVCQMMREMKRRMKTQTYHVSTALECS; encoded by the exons ATGGAGCAGACAACAGTCACACACCA ACCCAGACTATCCAACACTTCAGCATCAAAGATTCAAGAAGAGGAAGTGGGGGGCTTCACCACAGGAAGTGAGGAGAACTGGAGGTTAAACATCGCCCCTGCCGCAAGAGACCCGATACTCACACAGCCTGGCCTTGGCATCACCACGACAACCATTACCACCATCACACAGACGGGAGGAGACTGGAGCACTGGCCTGTTTGACATCTGTGGAGACAAGACCACAt GTATTCTCGGGGCTCTGCTGCCATGCTGTTTAGAACTGAGTTTAGCTCACCAGTATGGCGAGTGTATGTGTATGCCCTTCCTGCCGGGATCCACCTTTGCCATGCGAGTTGGAATCAGGGAGAGGTACAAGATacaa ggcagtgtgtgtgaggattgGACCACGGTGTGCTGCTGTTACCCACTGGCTGTATGTCAGATGATGAGAGAGATGAAGCGGAGGATGAAGACTCAGACGTATCATGTGTCCACTGCCCTTGAGTGCTCCTGA